A DNA window from Arachis hypogaea cultivar Tifrunner chromosome 18, arahy.Tifrunner.gnm2.J5K5, whole genome shotgun sequence contains the following coding sequences:
- the LOC112772913 gene encoding uncharacterized protein produces the protein MGSLKHRKGKFHTILKHHHLRTIATLFHYAEFCVVLVLIFRLSIKLPMALKNSSEYLGGFVVTPRFVFLLGNFIIVALFVQSGHFSSNGSSTHSSETVLYEEFIQKSSSYINKEIQENKNEPGKDQNKERTESIKRNQNVDANRVSLMCNEIHGEKITKGVICLEEKKEYRRCRSDILRHVEREKPRHVLYRCESVKNRGNVGISGSYPEDGMSNDEFRRTIEAFIARQQRLRRQEQCFIA, from the coding sequence ATGGGTTCACTCAAGCACCGAAAAGGGAAGTTCCACACAATCCTGAAACATCACCATCTCCGGACAATCGCAACATTGTTCCATTACGCAGAGTTTTGTGTCGTTTTGGTCTTGATTTTCAGGTTATCGATCAAACTCCCAATGGCTCTCAAAAACTCGAGCGAGTATTTAGGTGGCTTCGTAGTTACCCCTCGCTTTGTTTTCTTGCTCGGAAACTTCATAATCGTCGCACTATTCGTCCAATCTGGTCATTTCTCAAGTAACGGTTCCTCTACACACAGTTCAGAAACTGTTCTTTATGAGGAGTTCATCCAAAAGAGTAGTAGTTAtataaacaaagaaattcaagaaaataaaaatgagcccGGAAAAGACCAAAACAAAGAAAGAACAGAGAGCATCAAACGTAATCAGAATGTTGATGCAAACCGGGTTAGCTTAATGTGTAACGAAATCCATGGTGAGAAGATAACAAAAGGGGTTATTTGTTTGGAGGAAAAGAAGGAGTACAGAAGGTGTCGATCAGATATTTTGAGGCACGTGGAGAGAGAGAAACCGCGTCACGTGCTGTATAGGTGTGAGTCGGTGAAGAACAGAGGAAATGTTGGAATTTCCGGTTCGTATCCTGAGGATGGAATGAGTAACGATGAGTTTCGACGCACTATAGAGGCTTTCATTGCTCGCCAACAGAGACTCAGAAGACAAGAACAATGCTTCATAGCTTAG